Within Meles meles chromosome 19, mMelMel3.1 paternal haplotype, whole genome shotgun sequence, the genomic segment GACCAGGAGACTGCCCCACGGCCCTGTGCCAGTTGGACAGGTGGTGGGGTGCATGCAGTGTAGCAGCCTGGGCAGCCGGGTGGGGGTGTGGATGCCAGTATTCCCGGCCCCGGGGTCTGGTCTGCGGCGCCATCGTGGTCCAGCACAGTAGGGGCCCCAGCAAACAGCTGCTCCTCGGATGCTGCGCCCGCCCCCATGTCCGCACCGTCTCCCCACTAGGTGGGGTGGCAGCGGGGCTCTTCACGCCGGTGGCCTTGGCCCGATGCCCACCAGAGGACGTGGGGCGTGGTGCCAGCACTCTTCTCTCCGCAGGCCCCGGAGCCCCTGAGCTCTCTCAAGTCCATGGCGGAGCGTGCAGCCATCAGCTCCGGCATCGAGGACCCTGTGCCAGCGCTGCACCTGACCGAGCGAGGTGCGGGTCCGGGCCAGGCGGGGGGTGGCTGGAGAGCAGGAGGGCgggccccccaccagcctcaccaaaGGGCCTGGCCCCATGCCCCCCGCAGACATCATCCTGAGCAGCACGTCTGCCCCACCGGCCTCCGCGCAGCCGCCCCTGCAGCTGTCGGAGGTGAACATCCCACTGTCCCTGGGCGTGTGTCCGCTGGGGCCTGTGCCCCTCACCAAGGAACAGCTGTACCAGCAGGCCATGGAGGAGGCCGCCTGGCACCACATGCCTCACCCCTCAGACTCAGAGCGCATCCGGTGAGGCGCCGGGACCCCTGGGCGTGTGGGAGGCGGCCCAGGCAGGGACCTGGTCCCCTGGTCCCGGGACACAAGGTCAGGCCGGGTGCTGGACTCGGGGCTGTCCATGAGAGCTGGGGGTCTGAGGCACTTGGGGTGGGGGTGACCAGGTGCCGGAGACCTTGCCCCTGAGCAGTGGGGCGTGGGAGGGCAGGTCGTGGCTATGATCCAGTCTACGGACCACAGGGCCTACCAGGCACAGCCGCCAACCCTCCTGTCCCTCCACAGGCAGTACCTCCCCCGGAACCCCTGCCCGACGCCCCCCTACCACCACCAGATGCCACCCCCACACTCGGACACCGTGGAGTTCTACCAGCGCCTGTCAACAGAGACGCTCTTCTTCATCTTCTACTATCTGGAGGTACAGCAGGGCCCCCGGGGCAGCCTCGGGCCCCCCGGCTTCGCCGCCACCGCCGCTGTCCCCCCTCGGGCTGGAGGGGTGAGGTGGGTGCCCCACTGCGGCCACCGGGACCgcaccccctccccatcccccagtcctgccctccctgccccccactccccccaccaggCACACCCGTCCCTGTCTACACTTCAGCACAGACATGTCCGTGTTGAGGTCGAGGGCCAAGTCGGTCGGTCCCCTGTGGGGACCAGGGAGCCCCAGCCCCACTCCAGCCGCCCGCGGCTGTGCCCACAGTGTCCATCCCCGTGCAGTCTTGCCGGCCCCTGGAGGCCACTAGGGAACTGTCCCCTCTGCATGACCCCAGGGAGTCGTGACAAGCTCCCCCTCCCAGTCCTGCCAGGGGAAACTTTCCAACTACCCGTCCTCCGCTCTCAGCACGCAGTAGTTTCTCTTCTCGAAGCTGCTCTGAGCGGTTTACACCCGCTGACCAGCAGTGGTAGGTTCCATGCCCCAGTCCCTCTGCAAGGGGACTGTCCAGCCCCACCTCAGCCTACGGCGGGGCCCAGGGTCAGCCCTGAGGACCTGTGCCCCTTGCCCCTACCAGTGTGGGGGCCCTCTGAGCCCCGGTTCCACACTTCCTCCTCCAGGGCACGAAGGCGCAGTACCTGGCAGCCAAGGCCCTGAAGAAGCAGTCGTGGCGATTCCACACCAAGTATATGATGTGGTTCCAGAGGCATGAGGAGCCCAAGACCATCACCGACGAGTTTGAGCAGGTGAGGGCCCCTCCCTGTGCCccgcccaccccctgcccccagcgtGGGCCCTCGGGCCCTGTGCTCCACGGGGCCCCCTGTCATCTTCTCCCCTCCATGGGCTCCTAGTGGTCCCGTAGCTGCTGGGCCCGCACCGTGCACACTGCCTCCCACCTGGGAGCATGGGCCGCTCCCCGACCCGTCGCCCAGCACCCAGCAGAGCTGGGGCTCCACAGCACACATGAAGGGGGCCGCTAACCAGAACCCCCCACCTGTTGCACCCCACTTGGGTTTGAAGCCAGCCcgagctgggtgaccttgggcctgTGGCTTGGACCTATCTCCCTGTCCTCACATGCAAACACGGGCTGCCACACCCTGTGTGCAGCTGTTACCAGGACTGAGTTAATGACGTGTAAGTACTTAATGACGACTGCTCTGTGGTCAGGTATCAGGCGTGTATTTCGTTTCCAGTAACTTTGAATCACCATATTCCATACTGGTCTCTTCCACCAAATATTTGCCCAATTCCACCAAATACTTGCCCAAGGCCAAGTACTGAACAAAGCCGTGTCCTCCGGGAGCTCggtcctctcccctctcttctttCAGCTTCCTTGCAGCATTTCAGACAGTCATGCAGACCCAGCCTCCTTCCCCGTCCTCTCAGCCGTTAACCAGACTCCCTGTCCCGTCCTGGTTTGGGCCCGCGCACTCCTCCAAGTGCCCATCAAGGCCTCCCTCCTTCAGAAATACCACGCCACCACGGTCACCAATAAAACATCTGTCCCAACAGCGTGCCTGGCTGTAGACTGAGCCTGTTCCGTTCTCTCGGATGGGGTAACGGCCTCAGGGTTGTGTGAAGACTAAATGCCTAAATGCTAGGACCCAGCTTGGGCACCAAGCACCAGCTCTGGCTCTCACGCCACAGCCATCCGAGAAGCCACAGACACTGTGTAAACGTGCCTGGGGTGGAGGCCCAGTTGGGGCCTCTCCGCACCTCCCTGTTCCCTCCGACGGGGGCAGGAGAGCAGGAACCCTGCCCGAGAAGAGCCTGGTGAGGGTGGAGGGACACGGCCTGTGCATGCAGGCACCTCCCTGGCCCTGAGATCTGTCCCCTTTGTCGGTGCAGCCCAGAGCCCCTGCACCTCCTCGCCCACTCACTGACCGCCTTCTCCCCTGGCCAGGGCACCTACATCTACTTTGACTACGAGAAGTGGGGCCAGCGGAAGAAGGAAGGCTTCACCTTTGAGTACCGCTACCTGGAGGACCGGGACCTCCAGTGACACCggccccttcctccaccctccccgccccccccccccgcatgctgacccccaccccctgcccaggcGAGGGCCCTGCCCTGGAAGACTGGGGGAGGCCCCAGGCCAGGGGCAGCCCTCTCCCCCAGGAAGCAGCCCCACCCTGGGGGCTCCGGGGGCGAgggctgccccctcctcccctccccagtgagGGACATTTTTTGGTAAAcctattttcattttggaaaatatttatgaataaatagtTTTATATGACGGCTGGCAGCTACGGCCTCTCCTGTCCCCGCAGGAGTCAGTGAGCACGTGGGTCTTGCTGGCGGGACGCCGGGCCCACTGGGGGTTGAACTGGGAGTTGTACCGCCTCCGCCGTTCATCTGCCTCCTCTTCAGGCTGGTCCTCCTGGGGGGCCATGCCTCGGACTCGGGCCAGCAGGGCCTCTGCACGAGCCCGTTCTGTTGCTTCCCGCCGAAGACGTTCAGCTCGAAGCTGGTCCAGGGATGGGGGCCTAGGGGACAGGAGTCAGGTCAGGAAGTTCATAGCCGTGGAacactcccccaacccctgccccgcAGCAGATGTTCTGGCCTGTGAGGCCTGGGGGTGGGAAGCTGGCTTTACGCTGCACACAAGGATCCCGTCACCCCCCTTTACAGTCAGTGCCTTTCTAGGTCCAGAAAGCTCCCTGTTAATCAGCTGAAACAGCAcacccaggcctcagtttccccttctgtggACAACCCAACTGTCTGCTCAGGGGTTTGTCCTGCTGGGGACACAAACCTGCTGACCCCATGGCTCTCAAACTCTAGACCCCAGAAAGCTTTAGGTCTCGGatgattttatcattattttgcaTGGAAACACCAAGAAAACTCAAAACGAGGCTGGGTGTCCTGTTCCCGCAGTGTCTCCCCAGAAGCCACCGGCCACTCCGGACTGAACATTGCCTGGGGATCtcaggaaagcaggcttgctgtgTCAGGGTCCCAAAACTGCATGCAGAGAGTGGCCTCAACCGCGCAGCCCATCCTCATGCCCACAGGCCAGCCCAGCTTGCTTACCCTTCCGGCCGCTGCTTCTCAGGCCTCCCCTTTCCCTTCATGCTACGGCCGTCGTCCTCTCCACTGTGCCGCCGCTTCCTCTGcaaatgtttctccatctcccgAAGAGGGTCCAGGCGGTTCTTGATCTTCTCATCTGGacctgggccaggctggggggcCCCTCGCCCCGGGGGGAGCTGGTACCAAGGTGGCTGAGTCTGGGCTTCCGCTGCACTCTGGCCCAGGTACGTCAGGATGCCCAGAgctttctcctgcctctcctAAGGGAGACAGAAACTAGGGAGATGAGGATGTCCCCGCGGGGAGCCCTCCACGTGACCACAGGACACGTGAGGCTCCTGGACAGGCAGAACCAGCATGAGTCAGCCCAGCCATGTGTTAAGGACAGGTGGGGCTCCTGCCCTGGGCAGTAACAAGCATCGGGCAAGGATGGGGTACAGCGCTTTAGGGTTCGGAGGCAGACAACTCTGGGGAGATAATGTGAAGACAAACCTGAAAGCAGCTGACAAAATAAAGGAGTGAGGCAAGACAAAGGCAAGATCAGAGTTTGGCAGAAATCCCTGACAGCAGGTGAGGTGATGGACACTGAAAGAGCTCCTTAACCCTCCCCCAAACCC encodes:
- the LENG1 gene encoding leukocyte receptor cluster member 1, translated to MNILPKKSWHVRNKDNVARVRRDEAQAREEEKERERRVLLAQQEARTEFLRKKARHGSSLPELEPAEAGALGSGPVDLFRELLEEGKGVTRGNKEHEEEKRLEKERQEKALGILTYLGQSAAEAQTQPPWYQLPPGRGAPQPGPGPDEKIKNRLDPLREMEKHLQRKRRHSGEDDGRSMKGKGRPEKQRPEGPPSLDQLRAERLRREATERARAEALLARVRGMAPQEDQPEEEADERRRRYNSQFNPQWARRPASKTHVLTDSCGDRRGRSCQPSYKTIYS